In the Profundibacter amoris genome, GAGGACGTGCGGGCGCGCGATCACGAGGTGGACCAGATGTATAACGCGCTGTTTCGCGAATTCCTGACCTTCATGATGGAGGATCCGCGCAACATCACCGCCTGTATGCACCTGCATTTCATCGCCAAGAATATCGAACGCATGGGCGATCATGTGACCTCGATTGCCGAACAGGTGATTTATCTGGTGACGGGCGACATGCCCGGCAATGAACGCACCAAACTGGATTATATCGCCGAAGCGCACGAGGCGGGGGACTAGGGCATGGTTGTGGATTTGCCCACGGTTCTGGTGGTCGAGGATGAACCGGCACAGCGCGAAATCCTTGTCTATAACCTGAAGGCCGAAGGCTTTGCCGTGCGCGAGGCACCGGACGGCGACGAAGCCCTGTTGCAAGTGGCCGAGGCCCCGCCCGACATCATTCTGCTGGACTGGATGTTGCCCAATGTTTCGGGCATAGAAATCTGCCGCCGTCTGAAAACCCGCCCCGAAACCCGCAACATCCCGATCATCATGCTGTCGGCCAGATCGGAAGAGGTCGATCTGGTGCGCGGGCTGGAAACGGGCGCGGATGATTACGTTTCCAAACCCTATTCGGTGGTCGAACTGATGGCGCGGGTGCGCAACCAGTTGCGGCGCACAAGGGCGGCGTCCCTTGGCGGGGAATTGCGCTTCGAGGATATCGTGCTGGATGGCGAAACCCATCGGGTGACGCGCGCGGGGCAGGGGATCAAGCTGGGTCCGACCGAATTCCGCCTGTTGTCCACATTGATGGAAAAGCCGGGCCGTGTGCTGTCGCGCTCGCAATTGCTGGACCGTGTTTGGGGCCGCGATATCTACGTTGATACCCGCACGGTCGACGTGCATGTGGGCCGTCTGCGTAAGGCGCTGTGCCAGCATGGCGGCGATGATCCTGTGCGCACGGTGCGCGGGGCGGGTTATGCCTTGGGCTGATTTAGCTGTTTGACCATGCGGGTCGAGCGGCGCAAAGCGGTTGCCGCCGCGCCCACGGTGACGATCCACAGCGCGATTTGCATTACCAATGCGCTATAGCCCCACAGCGTTGCGATCGAGGCCAGAACGGCGGCCAAAGTCACCGTTGCCATCCGCTGTGGTTTGGCCATTGGTCCGCAGAAATCCACCGCCAGCCCCGTGGCATGGCCCAATTCGCGCACATAGGCCGTCAGCACCGAAAACGCCGCCGCCGCCCAGCCCAGCGTGGGTATATCCAGCCCGTAACCGATGCCGGCAAGGATCAGGATATCCGACACCCGGTCCGGCATTTCGTTCCAGAATGCCCCGTCCGGTGATCCCTTGCCCGCCTCGACCGCGACCATGCCGTCCAGCAGGTTGCAGATCAGCCGCAACTGGCAGAACAACCCGCCCCCCAGCAGGGCCGCAATCCGCAAACCCCCGCCGGTTTGACCGGCCAGATAGAACAGCAGGCCGGCAATCAATGCAGCCCCCATGCTGGCAATCGAAATCTGGTTCGGTGTGATGGAAGTTTTCGCCAGAATCTGCGTCAGCCTGTTGGCCCAGCCGGTATCGCGGCTGGCCAGCGGGCGGCGGTCGTTTTCATTCACCACGGGGGGCACCTCGTTGCTTGTAAACAATAAAATTATAGATTGCCGCATAGGTCGCGGCGACACCAAAGGGCAGGGCAATGGTTTTCAGAACCTCGGGCGTGCCGACAAGGGTGTGAACTGTCACCAGCAGCACCAGACCGGCCGAGGCGGATATCAGGGGTGGCAACCACAGGGCAGAGGGGCCATTGAACCGGGTTTGCAGGGCCTCGATTGTGCGTTTCAGAAAATAGGTGATTGTGGCCGACATCAGCCCCTGAACAATGCCCGCATAAACCGGTTTGGGCATCGGATGGCCCCAGTTGGCAAACAGCGCCCATGACCCCATTGCGCAAAAGGCAAACAGAACATGGGTGACGCTGCTTTGCAGGATTTTGTGCATCAGACGGTCCAGAAATAACGCACGATATGGAAAAAGATCGGCGCCGAGAAGATCACCGAATCCAGCCGGTCAATAAACCCGCCATGCCCCGCAATCATCTGGCCCCAGTCCTTGACCCCGCGATCGCGCTTGATCGCCGACATCACCAGCCCGCCAAAGAACCCCAGCAGCGCAATGATAAAGGCCAGCAGGCCCGCTTGCCAGAAATTGAACGGCGTCATCCACCACAGGCTGGCCCCGACCAGTGTGGCACTAAGAACCCCGCCAACGAAGCCTTCGACAGTTTTCGAGGGCGACAATTTGGGCGCGATCTTGCGTTTGCCCGCCAGTTTGCCCCAGATGTATTGCAACACATCGCTGGACTGCACCACCAGCACCAGAAAGGCGATCAGCAGGATGTTTTGCCCCTCGTAGCCCGGAATATCCAGACTGAGCAGGGCAGGGACATGCGACACGCAATAGACCGTGATCATCAAGGCCCATTGGACCTCGGCAATGCGGATCAGGAAATTCTTTGTCTCGCCCCGCAGCACCGCGAGGATCGGCATGAACAAATAGGCGTAAACGGGGATGAAAATCGAAAACATCCCGTACCAGTCTATCCAGATGAAATAGAACTGAAGTGGCAAGACGACGTAGAACACCATCGCCAGAACCAGATGGTCGGCGCGCCGCGTGTTGGTCAGGGATACGAATTCGCGCAGGGCGGCAAAGGACAACAGGCCAAACAGGATCACCACACCGGGGCGGCCCCAGATAAATGCCAGCCCGATCACGCCGATCATCACCCACCACGCATTGATCCGCGCGTTCAGATTTTCGATCACCGGATTGGGTTCGGAACCGGTTTGCCTGCGTGCCAGCATATAGCCGATGGTCGAGGCGATGATCAGGACGACGGCCAGCCCGCCAAACAGCGTCAGCAAATTTGTTTGGTATTCAGTCATGATTATTGCCCGCGTCAGGAGATAGGTTCAATACGCATGTCTCGGCGCGTTTCAGGAAGGTCTGTTTGTCTTCGCCATCCTGCAAATGGATCGGTGCGCCAAAAGTGACGCTACAGGCAAAGGGAATGGGGATGATCTCGCCTTTGGGCAACACACGGTTCAGGTTTTCGATCCAGACCGGCACCAGTTCCACATCGGGGCGTTTTTCGGCCAGATGGAAGATGCCCGGTTTGAAGGGCAGCATCTGTTCGGTCGTGTTGCGCTGGCCTTCGGGGAAAATGATAAGCGAATTGCCTTCGTCCAGTGCTTCCAGCATCTGTTCCATCGGGTCCAGCACGCGGGTATCACGGTTTCTGTCGATCAGCACCGCGTTAAACACATTGCGCCCGATAAATGCCTTCAGTTTCGAGGTCAGCCAATAATCGGCCGCCGCCACGGGGCGCGTCAGTTTGCGGATGGGCGGGGGCAGGACCGTCCATAGCAAAATGAAATCGCCGTTGCTGACGTGGTTGGCAAAATAGATTCGCCGCCGCCGGCTGGGACGCACACCGTCCCAATTGGCAAATACCGCTGTGATAAAGCGCGAAAAGGAAATGATCGAGAAGCCGGTAATCTTGGCCGCAATTGCTAATATACTATTCATGGAGGATGTTAGATAAGATTGCACAGGCTTTGGCAACCGTGTTTCAAAGGCGCCATGTCTGGATTGCTTTTCAGGACTGCCGTAAGTCTTGTTATGGCCCCAAAGAACAGAGCCGCGGGAAATTCGTTGCAACACAAATGGATCAGGGGCTAAGGTGTGCTGGTATTGCTGCCATTTCACACCTGTCCCTGAAGACAAAAAGAGTGTGGTGGTGGTGGTGGCCGGTCTTGGGGCGTTGGGGGGATCTGGAATTCACCGAATCTGCTTTGCAGGATCAAAACAACAAACAAGACTGTAGATCAATAATAGGGAGAATAAATATGATCACATTCAAAACCAATCTGGCGGCGGCTGTCACCGTTGCCCTGACGTTTGGCGCTTCTGCTGTAATGGCCGAAGAATGGGATATGCCGATGGCCTATTCCGCCACTAATTTCCATTCGGAAATGGGCGTGGTGTTTGCCGACAAGGTGCGTGAATACACCGATGGCGGTATCAATATCACGGTGCATCCCGGCGGATCCCTGTTCAAAGGCGGCGAAATCAAACGC is a window encoding:
- a CDS encoding CDP-alcohol phosphatidyltransferase family protein — protein: MVNENDRRPLASRDTGWANRLTQILAKTSITPNQISIASMGAALIAGLLFYLAGQTGGGLRIAALLGGGLFCQLRLICNLLDGMVAVEAGKGSPDGAFWNEMPDRVSDILILAGIGYGLDIPTLGWAAAAFSVLTAYVRELGHATGLAVDFCGPMAKPQRMATVTLAAVLASIATLWGYSALVMQIALWIVTVGAAATALRRSTRMVKQLNQPKA
- the phoB gene encoding phosphate regulon transcriptional regulator PhoB, giving the protein MVVDLPTVLVVEDEPAQREILVYNLKAEGFAVREAPDGDEALLQVAEAPPDIILLDWMLPNVSGIEICRRLKTRPETRNIPIIMLSARSEEVDLVRGLETGADDYVSKPYSVVELMARVRNQLRRTRAASLGGELRFEDIVLDGETHRVTRAGQGIKLGPTEFRLLSTLMEKPGRVLSRSQLLDRVWGRDIYVDTRTVDVHVGRLRKALCQHGGDDPVRTVRGAGYALG
- a CDS encoding lysophospholipid acyltransferase family protein, encoding MNSILAIAAKITGFSIISFSRFITAVFANWDGVRPSRRRRIYFANHVSNGDFILLWTVLPPPIRKLTRPVAAADYWLTSKLKAFIGRNVFNAVLIDRNRDTRVLDPMEQMLEALDEGNSLIIFPEGQRNTTEQMLPFKPGIFHLAEKRPDVELVPVWIENLNRVLPKGEIIPIPFACSVTFGAPIHLQDGEDKQTFLKRAETCVLNLSPDAGNNHD
- a CDS encoding phosphatidate cytidylyltransferase, yielding MTEYQTNLLTLFGGLAVVLIIASTIGYMLARRQTGSEPNPVIENLNARINAWWVMIGVIGLAFIWGRPGVVILFGLLSFAALREFVSLTNTRRADHLVLAMVFYVVLPLQFYFIWIDWYGMFSIFIPVYAYLFMPILAVLRGETKNFLIRIAEVQWALMITVYCVSHVPALLSLDIPGYEGQNILLIAFLVLVVQSSDVLQYIWGKLAGKRKIAPKLSPSKTVEGFVGGVLSATLVGASLWWMTPFNFWQAGLLAFIIALLGFFGGLVMSAIKRDRGVKDWGQMIAGHGGFIDRLDSVIFSAPIFFHIVRYFWTV